One Pieris napi chromosome 22, ilPieNapi1.2, whole genome shotgun sequence genomic region harbors:
- the LOC125061036 gene encoding uncharacterized protein LOC125061036, with the protein MRIYLLAMFCVNAQVYSARVLILDSKEQVIDTPMYDENIILADSLNKNGNNIGDLMEIINEENIPITNEIGGVLESYLKPISKLSELFPNQQVEVQLEIDGPNYVPKQYLRRSETSVLPPSSSIITTPTQLETSTNSAVKDRPVYMSDLKKVFDDFEKKHTKFHDDIKQVPFVNIKQTVGNLNDLLGLLRKGVQVEKGIGKPTGENMSWFQIKIPRN; encoded by the exons ATGAGAATTTATTTGCTGGCAATGTTTTGTGTCAACGCGCAGGTGTACAGTGCGCGAG TTCTAATATTGGACTCGAAAGAACAAGTCATCGACACTCCAATGTATGATGAAAACATAATTCTTGCCGATAGCCTGaataaaaatggaaataatattGGTGATTTAATGGAGATTATTAACGAAG AAAATATTCCGATAACCAACGAAATCGGGGGAGTTTTGGAGAGCTATTTAAAACCAATAAGCAAACTTTCTG AATTATTTCCTAATCAACAAGTAGAAGTACAATTGGAAATTGATGGCCCAAATTATGTACCAAAGCAGTATCTACGACGAA GTGAGACCAGTGTGTTGCCTCCGAGCTCTTCAATTATAACCACTCCTACCCAGCTAGAAACTTCAACGAATTCAg cgGTCAAAGATAGACCCGTGTATATGAGCGATTTAAAGAAAGTTTTTGATGACTTTGAAAAGAAGCATACaa AGTTTCATGATGACATCAAGCAGGTGCCTTTTGTTAACATCAAACAGACGGTGGGGAATCTAAATGATTTATTGGGGTTATTAAGAAAAG GTGTCCAAGTGGAAAAGGGTATTGGAAAACCAACGGGCGAAAATATGAGCtggtttcaaataaaaataccaagaAATTAA